Proteins from a genomic interval of Musa acuminata AAA Group cultivar baxijiao chromosome BXJ1-9, Cavendish_Baxijiao_AAA, whole genome shotgun sequence:
- the LOC103998142 gene encoding NAC domain-containing protein 71-like translates to MNRNRPADPPPLRPPPPHLPVGVRFDPTGIEMLHYFLRPKVHCLPINEERITDLNIYLFHPDHLPSKASTPSSLLLLPPPPLFLGGISGPASVLESKLPVNLEGPDRRYAYFFVRREPSEHRQRRRRTPHGYWNQVGLEEAVRDESSNVILGFKRNFVFFEGTKKTLWEMDEYRLNLEIQGMRNTFDHRRNNYVICKVSTETSESSGDLSFASAEAQLIGSDESDSTLAGNKRRRN, encoded by the exons ATGAATCGGAATCGTCCTGCTGATCCGCCGcctcttcgtcctcctcctcctcatcttccgGTAGGGGTGAGATTCGATCCGACCGGCATCGAGATGCTGCATTACTTCCTCCGGCCCAAGGTGCACTGCCTGCCCATCAACGAAGAGAGGATAACGGATCTGAACATCTACCTCTTCCACCCCGACCATCTCCCCAGTAAAGCATCCACACcatcatctcttcttcttcttcctccgcctCCTCTCTTTCTAGGCGGTATAAGTGGTCCTGCATCTGTTCTTGAATCGAAGCTGCCCG TTAACTTGGAGGGTCCGGACAGGCGGTACGCGTACTTCTTCGTGCGAAGGGAGCCGAGCGAGCATAGGCAGAGGCGCCGACGCACGCCGCATGGCTACTGGAACCAAGTGGGCTTAGAGGAGGCAGTCCGAGACGAGTCATCGAACGTGATCCTGGGATTCAAGAGGAACTTTGTGTTCTTCGAGGGAACCAAAAAGACCCTTTGGGAGATGGATGAATACCGCCTCAACCTGGAGATACAGGGGATGAGGAATACCTTTGACCACAGGAGGAACAACTACGTCATCTGTAAAGTGTCAACGGAGACTTCAGAGTCTTCTGGTGATTTGTCATTCGCTTCTGCAGAGGCTCAGTTAATCGGCAGCGACGAATCGGACAGCACCTTGGCGGGCAACAAAAGGAGACGCAACTGA
- the LOC135593100 gene encoding U-box domain-containing protein 40-like, producing MGSLKSFWRFSNHHRSPSSASGNAPMSSITVSEMPVEFLCPISRSLMADPVIVPPSGHTFERSCVQACADLAFSPPGLFLDLSPSSLLLIPNVALKSAILSWCQRCGVPSPQPIPLDAACALIRSIMPPSTNPRPPPPPLLSDPPPHVGGGGGGGSSARRDQRGEFMRQFTAFSLDEAEETEKGESFGPPREYAYPCDGTERVREDRGDLSRDRGYDEKYEELRASSALPDGKGCRSRINVQNMRETMSPNTPSAFSVRTTNHAPSFSQLSTPSASEYQSSSSNSSITEAFFEQAPKEPPPPASQVQNPAASNLPASPTADFDLSEEEILIRLMDTELSEQESAVVLLRLATRESRDRRIDLCTPRLLAALRSMLLCSSAAVQINATAALVNLSLELENRVRILRSGAVAPLVDVLKGGHPEARDHAAGALFSLSLEDENRAAIGVLGAIPPLLDLFSVPSADGVRARRDAGMALYYLSLAGSNRLKIARAPGAVRAVLSVALESEEAPVDGAPPPHGPGLARLAMMTVCSLAVCNDGRAALMDGGAVASVVSLMRSPAAAAVEEYCVAALYGMSRGSLRFRGLARSAGAEPVLMRVAYSGGGGEMRRNMAKKTLRAMRGEDDTDAPPPMGFPVGDDGSVVSEGLKSFRGRPNHHANPSRMNSAGF from the coding sequence ATGGGAAGCCTCAAGTCGTTTTGGAGGTTCTCCAACCACCACCGCTCGCCTTCTTCCGCCTCAGGCAACGCGCCCATGTCCTCCATCACGGTGTCGGAGATGCCCGTGGAGTTCCTGTGCCCCATCTCCCGCTCCCTCATGGCCGACCCCGTCATCGTCCCCCCCTCCGGCCACACCTTCGAGCGCAGCTGCGTCCAGGCCTGCGCCGACTTGGCTTTCTCCCCGCCCGGCCTCTTTCTCGACCTCAGCCCCTCCTCTCTCCTCCTCATCCCCAATGTCGCCCTCAAGTCCGCCATCCTCAGCTGGTGCCAGCGCTGCGGTGTCCCATCTCCACAACCTATCCCCCTAGACGCCGCCTGCGCCCTCATCCGCAGCATCATGCCTCCGTCCACCAATCCACGTCCCCCTCCTCCGCCCCTCTTGTCCGACCCGCCTCCTCatgttggtggtggtggcggtggtggtagtAGTGCGAGAAGAGATCAAAGAGGTGAATTCATGCGGCAATTCACGGCGTTCTCTCTGGACGAAGCAGAGGAGACCGAAAAAGGCGAGAGCTTTGGACCGCCACGGGAGTATGCGTACCCCTGTGAtggaaccgaaagagtaagagaaGACAGAGGTGACCTCTCCAGAGACCGAGGATACGACGAAAAATATGAGGAATTGCGAGCTTCTTCGGCACTGCCGGATGGAAAAGGCTGCAGATCGAGGATAAACGTCCAGAATATGAGGGAGACGATGAGCCCCAACACCCCTTCCGCTTTCTCGGTTCGCACTACGAATCATGCTCCCTCCTTTTCGCAACTCTCGACCCCATCGGCGTCCGAGTACCAGTCTTCTTCCTCCAATTCCTCCATTACCGAAGCCTTCTTCGAGCAAGCGCCCAAAGAGCCGCCGCCGCCGGCATCACAAGTCCAAAACCCGGCCGCTTCCAATCTCCCTGCGTCTCCGACCGCCGATTTTGATTTGTCGGAAGAGGAGATCCTGATTAGATTGATGGATACGGAGTTATCCGAGCAGGAGTCCGCCGTGGTGTTGCTCCGGCTAGCCACAAGGGAGAGCCGCGACCGCCGGATTGACCTGTGCACGCCTCGCCTCCTCGCCGCGCTCCGCTCCATGCTCCTCTGCAGCAGCGCCGCCGTGCAGATCAACGCTACCGCCGCATTGGTGAACCTATCCTTGGAACTGGAAAACCGCGTCCGCATCTTGAGGTCGGGAGCGGTGGCGCCGCTAGTGGACGTGCTCAAAGGCGGCCATCCGGAGGCCCGCGACCATGCCGCCGGCGCCCTCTTCAGCCTCTCTCTCGAGGACGAAAACCGGGCGGCAATAGGGGTGCTTGGAGCCATTCCGCCGCTGCTCGACCTCTTTTCCGTGCCCTCAGCCGACGGCGTCCGCGCCCGCCGGGACGCCGGGATGGCGCTGTACTACCTCTCCCTCGCCGGCTCCAACCGTTTGAAGATCGCGCGAGCTCCGGGGGCGGTGCGGGCAGTGCTCTCCGTGGCGTTGGAGAGCGAGGAGGCTCCCGTCGACGGGGCACCGCCGCCGCATGGGCCGGGCTTAGCGAGGCTAGCGATGATGACGGTATGCAGCCTGGCCGTTTGCAACGATGGGCGTGCGGCACTGATGGACGGCGGGGCGGTGGCGTCGGTGGTGTCGTTGATGAGGTCGCCAGCGGCTGCAGCGGTGGAGGAATACTGCGTGGCAGCACTCTACGGGATGAGCCGCGGTAGCCTCCGGTTCCGCGGCCTGGCGAGGTCGGCGGGGGCGGAGCCGGTGCTTATGCGGGTGGCGtatagcggcggcggcggcgagatgCGGCGTAATATGGCGAAGAAAACGCTTAGGGCGATGAGGGGGGAGGACGACACTGACGCGCCGCCGCCAATGGGATTCCCGGTGGGCGACGACGGCAGCGTTGTCTCGGAGGGGTTGAAGTCGTTTCGCGGGCGACCCAACCACCACGCTAACCCGTCGCGCATGAACTCGGCCGGGTTCTGA
- the LOC135593101 gene encoding chaperone protein dnaJ 16-like isoform X1 → MPAPGFPSARSERREDANKQQQRRDPYEVLGVSRNATEQEIKSAYRRMALKYHPDKNANDPIAADTFKEVTFSYNILSDPDKRHQYDTSGFEAIESVSQELEVDLSNLGTVNTMFAALCSKLGVPIKTTVSATVLEEALNGTVIVSPLPLGQLIARKVEKQSAHFYSVEITEREAQMGVVCRVCSAEKSKFKLLYFEQEENGLGLALQEDSIKTGKVTSAGMFFLRFPVYRFDQSQSVAIAKDPDAKFFKKLDGFQACEVNELRAGTHTFAVYGDNFFKSVSYTIEVMCAEQFSAEKEKLQDVEAKILTKRAELSKFETEYREVLARFTEMTSRYAQEMQSIDELLKERNAIHASYTIIPPLKQNSSSSKMSSAFNGSNGEEECPTKEKKSKDEKKCRDPMKRKKWFKIHLKMDKRKPC, encoded by the exons ATGCCGGCTCCGGGGTTTCCTTCCGCGAGGTCCGAGAGGAGAGAGGATGCCAATAAGCAGCAGCAGAGGAGGGACCCGTACGAAGTTCTTGGTGTTTCTCGCAATGCTACGGAACAGGAAATCAAAAGTGCGTATAGGAGAATGGCCCTCAA GTACCATCCCGACAAAAATGCAAATGATCCTATCGCAGCGGATACCTTTAAGGAGGTCACATTCTCATACAATATCTTGTCTGATCCAGATAAACGACATCAGTATGACACATCAGGTTTCGAG GCTATTGAATCAGTTAGCCAAGAATTGGAGGTTGATCTTTCAAATCTTGGTACTGTAAACACAATGTTTGCTGCACTTTGTAG TAAACTTGGAGTGCCGATTAAGACAACTGTGTCTGCAACTGTTTTGGAGGAGGCACTTAATGGCACAGTAATTGTTAGTCCACTTCCATTGGGTCAGTTGATTGCCAGAAAG GTAGAAAAGCAGTCTGCTCACTTTTACTCGGTAGAAATAACAGAGAGGGAGGCCCAGATGGGAGTGGTTTGTCGAGTTTGTTCTGCTGAAAAAAGCAAATTCAAG CTACTATATTTTGAGCAGGAAGAAAATGGACTTGGTCTTGCATTACAA GAAGACAGCATCAAGACCGGAAAGGTTACTTCTGCTGGAATGTTCTTTCTTCGCTTTCCTGTTTATCGGTTTGATCAAAGCCAATCG GTAGCAATCGCTAAAGATCCTGATGCCAAATTCTTTAAGAAATTGGATGGATTTCAAGCATGCGAAGTAAATGAACTGAGAGCTGGCACCCATACATTTGCTGTCTATG GTGACAACTTCTTCAAAAGTGTAAGCTACACAATAGAAGTTATGTGTGCTGAACAATTTTCAGCAGAAAAGGAAAAGCTTCAGGATGTGGAGGCAAAGATATTAACCAAAAGGGCTGAGCTGTCCAAGTTTGAGACAGAATATAGAGAG GTGTTAGCCCGATTCACCGAGATGACAAGCAGATATGCACAGGAAATGCAATCA ATTGACGAGCTTCTTAAGGAAAGGAATGCTATTCATGCCTCCTACACCATCATTCCTCCTTTAAAACAGAATTCAAGTAGCAGCAAGATGAGCAGTGCCTTCAATGGCTCTAATGGCGAAGAAGAGTGTCCAACAAAGGAAAAGAAGTCAAAGGATGAAAAGAAATGTAGGGACCCGATGAAGAGAAAGAAATGGTTTAAAATTCACTTGAAAATGGACAAAAGAAAGCCATGTTGA
- the LOC135593101 gene encoding chaperone protein dnaJ 16-like isoform X2, protein MLSFYPPTESWNLIFFSQAIESVSQELEVDLSNLGTVNTMFAALCSKLGVPIKTTVSATVLEEALNGTVIVSPLPLGQLIARKVEKQSAHFYSVEITEREAQMGVVCRVCSAEKSKFKLLYFEQEENGLGLALQEDSIKTGKVTSAGMFFLRFPVYRFDQSQSVAIAKDPDAKFFKKLDGFQACEVNELRAGTHTFAVYGDNFFKSVSYTIEVMCAEQFSAEKEKLQDVEAKILTKRAELSKFETEYREVLARFTEMTSRYAQEMQSIDELLKERNAIHASYTIIPPLKQNSSSSKMSSAFNGSNGEEECPTKEKKSKDEKKCRDPMKRKKWFKIHLKMDKRKPC, encoded by the exons atgctGTCTTTTTATCCACCAACAGAGTCATggaatttaattttcttttcccaGGCTATTGAATCAGTTAGCCAAGAATTGGAGGTTGATCTTTCAAATCTTGGTACTGTAAACACAATGTTTGCTGCACTTTGTAG TAAACTTGGAGTGCCGATTAAGACAACTGTGTCTGCAACTGTTTTGGAGGAGGCACTTAATGGCACAGTAATTGTTAGTCCACTTCCATTGGGTCAGTTGATTGCCAGAAAG GTAGAAAAGCAGTCTGCTCACTTTTACTCGGTAGAAATAACAGAGAGGGAGGCCCAGATGGGAGTGGTTTGTCGAGTTTGTTCTGCTGAAAAAAGCAAATTCAAG CTACTATATTTTGAGCAGGAAGAAAATGGACTTGGTCTTGCATTACAA GAAGACAGCATCAAGACCGGAAAGGTTACTTCTGCTGGAATGTTCTTTCTTCGCTTTCCTGTTTATCGGTTTGATCAAAGCCAATCG GTAGCAATCGCTAAAGATCCTGATGCCAAATTCTTTAAGAAATTGGATGGATTTCAAGCATGCGAAGTAAATGAACTGAGAGCTGGCACCCATACATTTGCTGTCTATG GTGACAACTTCTTCAAAAGTGTAAGCTACACAATAGAAGTTATGTGTGCTGAACAATTTTCAGCAGAAAAGGAAAAGCTTCAGGATGTGGAGGCAAAGATATTAACCAAAAGGGCTGAGCTGTCCAAGTTTGAGACAGAATATAGAGAG GTGTTAGCCCGATTCACCGAGATGACAAGCAGATATGCACAGGAAATGCAATCA ATTGACGAGCTTCTTAAGGAAAGGAATGCTATTCATGCCTCCTACACCATCATTCCTCCTTTAAAACAGAATTCAAGTAGCAGCAAGATGAGCAGTGCCTTCAATGGCTCTAATGGCGAAGAAGAGTGTCCAACAAAGGAAAAGAAGTCAAAGGATGAAAAGAAATGTAGGGACCCGATGAAGAGAAAGAAATGGTTTAAAATTCACTTGAAAATGGACAAAAGAAAGCCATGTTGA